Genomic window (Musa acuminata AAA Group cultivar baxijiao chromosome BXJ1-9, Cavendish_Baxijiao_AAA, whole genome shotgun sequence):
ATATTCCTGTAGTAATTTTTTACAGAAACCCTAAAGTTCAGTTATTTTATCAATATTCTTATATATTTTGAAGCTTTTAGGTTGAGATGTCTCCAGTTTATATTTAGTTTCTCCATTTTGTGAATGTTTCCAAGTGTCTAGCATGTCTTTGTGCTATGTATGCTTTTACTCTTTGCTTGGTTTTTTGAACTCTCTCTAGCTAGAGTATGGGATTAACGGTGCATTGTTTGGGtaatttattcttttctttttccatttctatttttcctttggtTACTGATTGATCATGGAAAATACAACAAATCCACCAGTTCTGTGCAAAATTTTCTGATTATTGCTGTTATTTTTTCATATTTAGGTACATATAAATATTCATGTTCATCTGAAACTGTCAATACTGCATATATTTTCTCAAGGATTGTTTGGCcattttattgttttcttttttcatttatttatttttcctttgGTTACTGATTGGtcatgaaaaatctaaaaaatccaCCATTTCTGTGCAACATTTTCTGACTATTGCTGGTTATTTTTTCATATTTAGGTACATATAGATATTCATTTTCATCCGAAACTGTCAATACTGCATATATTCTCTCAAGGAGAGATCTTTCAAGGTACGATAGCTAAATATTTTGGATGATTATATCAATCCTGACGACTGTCATTATGGATACTTAAATAGAACTGTGCCTACTGCTCCAACCAAAGCATTCTGCAACTGATATGGTTAAGCTGCACTtctcaaatttttaaaaatgtaaaaaaacatTTGAAATTTGTATTCATAGAAAATCAATATGTACCTACATCCTTGATAGTCCATTTAGTTCTAAATTACCCTGGTATTGTAGCTCCATGTTCTTACTTTCATGGTTACATTGTAAAAATGTTGTGATTAAAAGAACTTTTGAAGTTGAAGTAGATGTTTCTCTAGTTGTGACAACCACTTTGGTTTTACAGACCTGCTGTGCAACTCCCAGGGGCTAACAAACCAATAGTTGCTGTGAGATTCTGCCCTGTTCTTTTTGCTCTACGAGGTTCTAATTCAGGTTGGTGTCTTGTGTAGCTAATATGCTGTTGTACAAAATCATATCAGGGCCTAATTTGCTTTCAGTATCTGCAGCTGGTTTCTTTAAACTTCCATATAGGGTTATTTTTGCTCTGGCAACCTTGAACTCTCTGTACATTTATGACACTGAAAGCTTGCCTCCAATTGCGATATTTGCTGGACTACACTATGCAGCCATTACAGATATTTCTTGGTTGGTGTCATTTAAATGTTCTTTATATTTAGCAAACTTTCTTGGGATTAAAAATCCCTAGAATCATCTATTTTTTAGTGTTACTTTCAAGAACTCTTGTGGTTCTCCAGTTCCTAATCAAAATACTTTATTTGCAAGGTCGTCTGATGCAAAGTATTTGTCATTGTCCTCACGAGATGGATACTGTACAATTATAGAATTCGAGGACCATGAACTCGGAGAACCTATTTCTCCCTCAGGTATGTCAATTAATAGTTTCTTTGTTGGCTAATGCTTCATTTTAACGTGCAAACTGCACTTGACTAGAATTAATATCTTCTGCTACACTATTATATGCAtggttttatttaatataaaatgttTAACTGGTTCTCCATTTCTGACGTTGGCAACTTTAGTGAGAACGGGAACGCCTTTGAAATTTCCTCTCATTACAAGGTTTCATTGTGATAATTGCTTATTTTTTGTGCGAGTAACTTCTAACAAACCatgatcacagagtaagattcctGACTAATTAACTTGCCACCTTAGGCTTCATGATAGGCCCTTCTATTGCCTAATTAACGAGTTGGGGCACAAAGTTTTTCCCTTTTATTGCCTAACTTTGGGTTTCTTTTGGTTGATGTGTCAATCTATTTCTTCCTTTTTGTTGTTTACTGCCGATGGTGCCAGGCTTTAAGTTATAATACAGACAAGTATTCTGGCATGTGCCATTTGGGTGACCGGTCAGCACACCTGATCAGTGGGTACTCGAATCCTCTTTGAAAAGCATATGCAATCTCATGACAACCATGGTGAATGGgcgttaacttttttttttttctgatgcatCTAGAAATGGGATTCATAATAGCTGATTGACGGGTTGGATAGGTTTGTTTTTGAAGGACTTACTAACTCTGACTGGTGATAAAGCCATGTTAGTTTGCATATTTTGCAGCTTTCCTTTTGtcattgaacttgtgcagaggatGGACCTGAACCCAggcaaaattcgcttatattttgTGGATCTTAATCATGATTACTATAGAAATCTATATCTCTGCTCATGgtttttcatgatgaaatatcaTCACAATTGTGTAGAAGCATCTAAGGCCTCAGAAGGGAAGGCCGATTTGTCCAATGTGGAAACTGAGGTGACAGACCATATGGAAATTGGCAAGAAGAATGCTGCTAAAGTTAACAGTGAAACAGTTACAAAGATCAAGGAAGGGAGACTGCCAATATCTACCGTCACCAAGAACTCAGACGCAAATAAATCTACCAAGAAGCGCATAACTCCAACAGCCATCAACTAAATGGCAAAGATGTTGTTTCAGAATATATGTAGGTTAAAAAGAGTTGTACCTGCTTTGGATTTGtcctgtaattttttttatttccattttTGTTCTTAGCAAAGATGGGGAAAACTCTCACAAAATCTTGAAACTGTGTTGTTGCTGTTTGTTGCAGGGTGTATCCTTGTATAAATGTACAAGGCGATTCTTGTTCCATTGTCTGAGCTTTTTGGTACTCGTCTTTGTTGCATTGTTCTGCTAATGCCATGTTTTTAAAGGATAGTTTTGCAGCAATCTTATTAATCTTTGGCTGATCAATTCAATGAACGAAAGCATTTCATATTAATCTTTGTAATGATTCATCATTGTACAGTTCAATGGGAGGGACAACGTGATTGGGTGTACCTTTGCGCATGAAACTCCGCGAGTCTGTACCGTAGTTCGGACGTTCCATTTTGAAtcgagaaaaaaagaagataatttaCTGAATAAGCATAATCATTCTTTATTACATGATATTTTCTTATGTCTCTACCCtatcctcctttttcttttttttttctctttccttcttcttttccttgtttGCCTCCTAGCTCTCCTCTTCCATCTCTTTTTTTCTCACAATTTGCCTAAAAGATAATCTCCTTACactcaaaaataaattaaaatgtaTTTATTCATACAATTTATTGAAAAATATCAATTTATGTATAAAATGATCCTAAATTTATCATTAaatgaaaaaatcattatatgatcatcttcctctctcctctcttttttcaCCTTCTTCTCACAATTTATCTAGAAAAGCTCCTCATTACActtgaaaataaattgaaatacatTTGTTCATGGAACCTAATAAAAAAGTATTAATTTTTTTGTACAAAGTGATCCTAAATTTAtcattaaatgaaaaaaaaaatccaatatgATCCTTGTTAGAATCATGTTATAGTAAAATTGTAAAAGTTacggattttttttaaaaaaagtttgGTTGATGGTCATCTATTACACTCcaaaatgaattataatatacCCACTCATAgaacctataaaaaaaaaaaatcaaatttgataattaattatcctaaaTTCATTATAAAAATTGACCCATTAATTTACACTTGTTCACATAATCTATACAAAAAATGCCAAATTtgattattaattatttaaaatttattattaactAAAAATAGTTTAATATAAATTAGAATCATGTTCTTGTATAATTATGAAAGTTTGAGATGGTCTGATTgaaattgataatgttatattACAAAATAAACTAAATTACACTTGTTCATAAAACTATTTctttttcatctttttcttcaCTATTATTTTCCTCgtgataatttatttgatttttgttcCAATCGTCCTTTTCAAGATGATCATTTTTTATAGTAAAAGAACAgagaaatatttagatttttagtTTTGTACTAGTAATCTTTTTCAATATGttcatttttttgtaaaaaaaaacatTGACGAGTTTCTTTATTACCTTCATTTGAGTTTCTCTAATCCTCGTTTGATTGGTCTCCTCCTCTCCTTTGTCATTTTGATCTCTTTCTTGAGATCTGATGTCTGAATTTAAATctatttcatttgaagaaatgTTTTGAAGTTTTATGTGAAGATCCGTTCACTTTTTTTTCATGAACTAAAAGGAAACCCATTATTTATTTGATAGTGTATTTGTATCTTTAGCTTCTTCTATATtcattaaaaaatcatattaaattttgAAGATAAATTTTGTAAAACCTTTTCTATTATAGTTTGATCTTTTAGGTTTTCAACATAAGATCTCATATGATTCACAAGagacttttaaaaaaaaattaataatagatTCAGAATCTTTTATGATAAGAGTTTCAAATTCATGTCAAAAAATTTCAAGCCTTGAAGTTTTTATGTTGTTTGTGTCTCCAAacatactttttaatatttttcagtgGAATCAAGAGTATTTCAATCTATAGTACTTTAGATTAATCAAGAACATCTATTTATATTAGTCaaaaaaatagaatataaattttttaaaatagagATGCTGAAATATTATCTAAGAAGTTTCTATATTAGAAAAATGAAGATATAAATGCAATATTTTATAAAAGTTTCATATGATTTAGAGTGTATATCATGACTTTTATTTTCTGTATAAATTTTTTACCATAGGTTGTCAACTTACTTAGAAGGTCGAATATAAAAAAACATTGCACCGATCAATCTTAATTcggtgaaaacaaaaaaaaaagagagaaaaataagaaaatggcACACTATTCAaattctaaaaatttaaaaaatatttttttttgtaaattagaAAAACAATGACTTATGTCCATCTAGGTATAATTCaaggcttttataaaaaaaattaaatgatttcGATCAGTCCTCGTGTAAAAGACACTATTTTTGGTTTGACCTTCTATATTAATTTTTCTAATTTAGAGAATCTATAAGgtattttttttctgaattttttACATTTGAATAGTGTATCgttttcttattttcttcatattatttttttttctatttccacTGAATTATGATGGATCCATACAATGTTTTCTAACATTTAACAtttaatcttttaaaatataCTATTTTTGGTTTGACCCTAAAAGTCGACGATGGCGACAATGTTGGAAGTCGACGATGAGAATAGCGAATTTGGCGACAGCAAAACTAGAAGTCGATGATAAAGGGTGCTGGAACTTTAGAAGCCACTTTGTTGGAATTTATAGCGATGATGTTGGAACTTGACAGATGGATAGATGCATTGGAACTCAACGGTGACACTAGATCTCGTTGCTTTTCTGTTGGTAATCGAAATCCTAAACCCCTAAGTGTTAATGAACTAATACGCTGTGGCCGATGAGTAGAGCACCGCTTGGTCTACGGATCGATGTTGGGAGTTTTTGATCGACTGAGCTGGTTGCCGAGGTCGGTCAACCCTCAAAACAGGGTGATAGTGTCGGAATATTGATTGGCGCCTCTCGGTTCGGACGCTGGTTGGTGGCTTACCGTTAGGATGCTGGTTGGCGACTCTTGGTAGGAATGCTCGTGGCTCGGGGATGGTCGCTTTCCTGCAAGGATGACCCTCGTCGAGTGATTATcgactttggtccctccgacgagcaagttagtgcTGGGGGAATTTATTTTTGCCTCCACTAGCCGTGAGTTTTTATACTACTATACGAGGGTCGATTGCACGCGGGTTTGGCATGACGAATGATCCTCAAGGGATGAGATTGTACCTTTGTGCGGTCGTCGTTCCGGGACGTACGGAGCGACGCCATACCACGTCGTCCCGAGCTTTCCAAGACGAGATGTACCGAGCAATGCTTTGGTATGGATTCTGGCCTGGCGCATGGGGGTGCTCTTCTTGTTGACTCGATGGTAGTATGACGTAGCATTGATTGTGACGTGATCTGGATCCAAAATATACGATGATTGtgaatgaatatggatgaaatgtGAGAGATAAAAGGTCATACACTATGCAGGCATATTGTCAAACAATGTACGATATATAAATCGATTTacgttaaataaatatttttttcgatTTCGTATATGTAAACCCAACCGATTATATAACGATGCTTTtgtcattttaaaaaaatataggtgCCGttggaaaaaaaattaaagtagCGACGCTTTGCAAGAAGTACCAAAATATAgaatttttttcatatatatatatatgtcacttCAAAGAATGGCGTCGTACAATTAACTCACAACCTTACATTGTTAAACACACAATTACTGTAACGCGCACTTGGTCGGCAGCTATTTAATCTCCCACCTCCTCCAACGACCGCCACCTCTCGCAGACGGTCGACCTATTGAGTACTCCGCCGCGCGAAAGAAGCCGTCGGAAGGAGATCTCGAGCTGGAATTTGGGCTTTTAATGAGGGGAGTGAGCTTTGGGAGTAAACAAGAATCTGGTTTGAATCCCGTCTCTGGCTCGATTTGCACCAGTGAGTTTTGCGATCTAGTGGAGGTCTTGTTCTTTGATCCAAATTCGTAGTTCTTTTGTCGGCCAAGATCAAGTTTGAAGCTTTTCAATGagaaaaatatcatctttcttCTTTGTTGCTCCTAGATGTTGGTTTGGCATCAATCGCTTGTAATTTGGTTGCCGTTTTGCTGATCTTGGATGGGACTGCGGGATATCTTACTTCCTGAGATTCGTCTTGATATGCTGCTGAAAGGTGGGATGGTTTTTTGCAGGAGGAATTCTTTGACTTCAATTACCGGTGCATGAAATGGAGAGTGGTGGTTTTAGTAGGAGGATGTCGGTTCGATTGACCCCTAGAATTGCGAGCAGACCTAGGGTTTCTGTTCGCAGGAAGTCGTGGGTGGCGCCGAGACCTTCAATCAGTGATCTCGTAGTAGCCTTCTGTCTGGCCTCTCTCGTTCTCGTCGTTGGATGCATCGTCTATCTCTATGTTTTCCAATACTTTGACAGTGAGAATTCTGTTGCAGGATTAATCGGTGACGCTAATGTTTGTAATGTCTTTGATGGTAGTTGGGTGCCGGATAGTTCGTACCCTCTGTACAATAGTTCGGAATGTCCATTTGCTGAAAGGGGGTTTAACTGCTTGGCAAATGGGAGGAAGGATATCGACTATCTTAAGTGGAGGTGGCAGCCACGGCAATGTAATGTACCTAAATTCAATGTGCATGACATCTTGGAAAGGCTGAGAGGGAAAAGGGTAGTCTTTGTGGGTGATTCAATGAGTCGCACACAGTGGGAGTCTCTAATATGCATGCTCATGACTGGAGTGCAGGATCCCAAGACTGTTTATGAAGTCAATAGTAATCAGATCTCGAAAACGATTCGCTTCTTAGGTGTCCAATTCCAATCGTTCAATTTGAGCATAGAGTTTTTCCGCTCGGTGTTTCTTGTACAGCAAGGCTTTCCACCTAGACATGGGCCAAAACGGGTTCGGACAACACTACAGCTGGACAAGATGGATGACATAAGCAGGAAGTGGGTTGATTCAGATGTACTTATATTCAACTCTGGTCATTGGTGGACTTCAAGCAAACTCTTTGACAtgtaaatcatttaaattttcccTTCATGGCCATAAGTTATAGTTGTATTAGACATGTAAATTAGTGTTGTATTCAGAACAACATTAAAGCTTTTTAACAATGAAAGTCGAAGAATGTCTATGATAGCTCTGTCATCACCATCTTATAACTTTCATAAATTCATTGTCATCATAGTTTAGCAAAATTAACTCCTTCCATATGCTGGAATTTTGGTGGCCTTAAATGATGCAGAGGAATTTGGACTTCAAAGGGAATATTTATGTGCAATCTCTACTCCCTATGCGCTTTGAGTTCGAGTAATATCATTATAGAGTTAATGCATATTGGCATTTAGAACAAATCTTCTGTCCTTTTCTTGTGTTAATACTGGATTTTGAATGGTCTTTTTCTCAGGGGTTGCTATTTCCAGATTGGTGGAACCCTGAAGCTTGGAATGTCCATCAATTCTGCATTTAGAGTTGCTTTAAACACCTGGGCTTCTTGGGTCGAGACAATGGTTGACACAAATAGAACTCATGTCTTCTTTCGGACTTATGAGCCCTCCCATTGGAGGTATCTATTTATACCTCATCTGATTAAGTAGTTGAGCCTAATAGCTGGCTTGGCTGCATTTCCTAATGAACTAGAAATGATTTCCTTTGGTAATTTTTAATTTCAGCATTTTGCATGAGCAAGTAcctataataataatagtatattTTCAAGTTTTGTTTGATAAAGGTTACTGGTCAGATGGAGCTTGTGAAATACGTGGACTTTTATTTTTCTTGCTGAATTAGTTAACCATTTCTACTTCATCTTCCCTCCTATATTTGTATGTTATTCTGTAGACATGAACAGTCACTTTCTTTTTGGAATTTGCCTTCAGGAAAATTTATGCACTTCACAGAATGCAATTGGGGCCTCTAGTGGAATTTGATATATTGCTCACAGAAAGTAAGAAAGGACAATCTTGAATAGGTTTGATGGTTAGAGATGTTAAATTGAGAGCATTTTAGCATCTTCAACTGTAATTTAATCAGATTGAATCTGGCATAATTTTATTTTGACAAGTAGATCTAGAAATATTCCAAGTTCAAGTtagatatataattaaataagaaaatataatGTTAATAATTATCATCATGGTTCTAGTGAGGCAATATTCTATTAGAAAAACAACAAGCAACAAATTCATAATGAAGATAAAGAAGATACATATTACCAAGAGAATGAAGATAATCTTGGAGTAGGGGAGAGGAAAGAGTCCAAGTCTAATGAGACAAAAGCAACATGAAAGAGAATAATATAGGGGTACTGGTGGATGACAGTGCATTATTCAATACATGATCATTAATTTAATGCATATAAcagcaaaaataatttttttttagtcaATACTAGTAACAATAACTTGAATTCTATGGCTCTTTTTATTGTAATTAAATCTTATTTTGTCGCCTACCAATTAATTAAAGTTTGACTCTCGGCATTAAGAATATAAGAATCTTTTCTTacctaaatttaattatttaaaagttCAGTACAGCTAGAGATATAAatcaaaagattataacaaaaaatatcTATAATGATCGTCCTCCATTGAAAACTAAGTACCTAAGTCCTAGTGCTACTAAGATCAATCCTCTCATTCCTCCTTGGCTGATAACCCTTTTTTGAAAGCTTAATAAGCCAATGACATCGAGTGTAGGTTTGATCAACCTATTTCCAAATGAGAGTAGGACTAACTAGGCCAAGCCTACTCTTTCTATGGGTCCTCCTCATGCCTTGAAATGGGAAAAAATCTACCTTTTCTTGTTTTAGCTTATAATCACAGTTTGAGTAGAATGTTCTGAGTTTGATTAAGTAAAGCTCATGACCTCTTCAAATTGATGTAGAAATCCTTTTGGCTTTGGAATTCACCTTGTGGTACACCTTGCGATCCATCCCAA
Coding sequences:
- the LOC103996566 gene encoding protein trichome berefringence-like 7 isoform X3; its protein translation is MESGGFSRRMSVRLTPRIASRPRVSVRRKSWVAPRPSISDLVVAFCLASLVLVVGCIVYLYVFQYFDSENSVAGLIGDANVCNVFDGSWVPDSSYPLYNSSECPFAERGFNCLANGRKDIDYLKWRWQPRQCNVPKFNVHDILERLRGKRVVFVGDSMSRTQWESLICMLMTGVQDPKTVYEVNSNQISKTIRFLGVQFQSFNLSIEFFRSVFLVQQGFPPRHGPKRVRTTLQLDKMDDISRKWVDSDVLIFNSGHWWTSSKLFDMGCYFQIGGTLKLGMSINSAFRVALNTWASWVETMVDTNRTHVFFRTYEPSHWRSNSYIHLGPMLQLSYLNLEVNYGILDIWYYSVLIHLGYPWSFWFNIWCWQSYFSAQDICPIELALLFLWRSECF
- the LOC103996566 gene encoding protein trichome berefringence-like 7 isoform X1 — protein: MESGGFSRRMSVRLTPRIASRPRVSVRRKSWVAPRPSISDLVVAFCLASLVLVVGCIVYLYVFQYFDSENSVAGLIGDANVCNVFDGSWVPDSSYPLYNSSECPFAERGFNCLANGRKDIDYLKWRWQPRQCNVPKFNVHDILERLRGKRVVFVGDSMSRTQWESLICMLMTGVQDPKTVYEVNSNQISKTIRFLGVQFQSFNLSIEFFRSVFLVQQGFPPRHGPKRVRTTLQLDKMDDISRKWVDSDVLIFNSGHWWTSSKLFDMGCYFQIGGTLKLGMSINSAFRVALNTWASWVETMVDTNRTHVFFRTYEPSHWSGSNEKVCEVTQQPLSEAEVNDKSEFADIIAEVVERMTVPIAVLNVTSMGAFRSDAHIGTWSHPSTIVDCSHWCLPGVPDAWNELVFSCLLKKGWRKLEK
- the LOC103996566 gene encoding protein trichome berefringence-like 7 isoform X2, whose protein sequence is MESGGFSRRMSVRLTPRIASRPRVSVRRKSWVAPRPSISDLVVAFCLASLVLVVGCIVYLYVFQYFDSENSVAGLIGDANVCNVFDGSWVPDSSYPLYNSSECPFAERGFNCLANGRKDIDYLKWRWQPRQCNVPKFNVHDILERLRGKRVVFVGDSMSRTQWESLICMLMTGVQDPKTVYEVNSNQISKTIRFLGVQFQSFNLSIEFFRSVFLVQQGFPPRHGPKRVRTTLQLDKMDDISRKWVDSDVLIFNSGHWWTSSKLFDMGCYFQIGGTLKLGMSINSAFRVALNTWASWVETMVDTNRTHVFFRTYEPSHWSGSNEKVCEVTQQPLSEAEVNDKRAMPILALGATLLLLSIAAIGVSLESQMLGMNLYSPVCSKRAGESWKNDVPDHDLFFFSLL